Genomic window (Lampris incognitus isolate fLamInc1 chromosome 3, fLamInc1.hap2, whole genome shotgun sequence):
CGTTAAATGTAATGTGTGAAGGGTTGATTCCGTCAACTTAAGTGTTACAGTAGCTGTCAGCAATTGGTTCTGTAGTCCCTCTAGAAATTGGCGCCATAATTTGTCATCATGACTCTAATGTTGTTAACAGGCAACATGAAGGAATCTCTTCACAAGCACTCAAGTCAAAATTTTTCCTAACTTTTAAATGTATAATTGCAacaaatttcccaaaaatttaAGAATTTGAAAATCTTAAAGATAAAACAAAACAGTAAATTGGTATACACTGTGGCTGGCTACAGTCATTCCAACAAATCGCCATTCTAGCTAGCGATATATCAATTGCAATTTTCTTGGCCAAttctgaattttttttaaaagtctgaCCCGCCGATTTTGATTTTGGCCGATTCCAATTTTTTACTCCTAAGAACTATAATTTTGCATATGCAAACATTTTTGCAACTTTTCTTTTATGGAAATGTCAATTGTATACTCATAATAAAACACTGACTATTAAATAacttttacattttctccaaaactgcaccagctggaccttctctcactcaaacaaatctcaaaCTAAAAAAGTGCTCCAGATTACTGGACAGAGCTTTTTTTGTACAAATAATATCCAACTGAAAAAGAATTGCGGTATACCCCACTTTATCTAACATGTTTTACATTCCCAAAGTAAACGGTGGTTTTCAATGGCATATTttagcgtgcgtgtgtgtatgtgcgtgtgtggctGTGATGTTACTGTCGGGCCGCTGTGTGTATGACGTGAACCATCTTGGCGGTGCATACGTGTAAATTTTATCAGCACAGAATTGGCTATGTTGGAGACTGACCGGCCGGTCACCAGTCACGGCCGATCAAGCTGAAAATCTTTGGTTCCGGACACCGGCCGATCGATTGGTGCATCTCTAATTCCAGCCACACCTTCTACTTTGACACATGGTGCACCaggaaggctcttagcatcgtgaaggaccccacccacccttcccacgtcCACTTCACCAtcttaccctctggcaggaggtaccgcagcatccgtgctgcctccaccagactatgcaacagtttcattcctcaggctgtgaggttcctcaaaagcctgaacacttagaccttccataaaatggcTTTTTGACTGTCTTACTTACTGCCCATGTCacgtgtgcttgtgatgtttaggtctgtgaaccaattcttgtttttaatgcactttttgtttttaatatttattgtgtatttgtttttatgtggcactgaggtccttgtgaaacgtaatttcgttcccttgtatgtatgagacatgcacataaggcaatgacaaataaaagcagtctaatacccctttcacactggtcaAAAAACCCGCTTACAtccacctttggtcaatgtaaaaaggcggatgttagcatgtcttttggccagtgtgaaaaggaTATAGGTCCAGGTCTACTTTACTATGTCTCGCTTACCAAACTCAATGAAGGAATAAGGCCGAGACACTGTGGGGACCTTCTTTCCATGGTGCTCATGAAACTCTGCCTGCAGGTCTTCTAGATAAGCAAAGGCCAGCTTCTTGGGAAAGCCTGCTTCGCATAGCACAAGGTAGCACACCCCTTTCTCTATAACATAACTGGAGAGAGAACAACAAGTGTGATCAGAATCACCATCATTTACAAAAGGTTGCAAAACTGAGTTCCCGGTCTATGGTCAAGAAAGTTGACAGGGCTTCTGGGTGATTTTGTCAAAGTGGCCACCTACACACTGCAGCTAAATACAGTTGTTTCTCAGCAGAGGGCTTAATCCTGTTAAGTGTACCAACAGTTTGGTTATGAACATAAGAAACAACTATGTTCTGCAAACAGAAGTAACCACCAGAAAAAAATAGGGTATTGAATACTGCATCATTCAAGTGCAGATGCTGTTGTCTGTGTGGTGTGTACCACAAATGTACTGGACAACTAGTTAAGTGATGCAAAACACTGTTGCAAAGACATTTTCTctctggagtttttcctcattcaaaCTGAGGGTTAAAGGACAGAAGGTCTCATTTACTTGTTATTTATTGAATTTATCCGTTTCCATTTTGTGAATGTAAAGTTCTCTGAGATAATAAGTTTGACTTAAGGATCATTATCTACACATAAACTTGACTTGGTCTAATGTAAATGTTCCTAGGTATACACATGTTTTTAACAGCCATGGAGATATCAGGGAAGTAGTGACTTCAGTTATGTGTATATACACAGTCTAATCACTTAACTTTGCTCTGTATACCATACATATTAATATTCACTTCCGTTACTGAATTCACTCCCAAAAATGGACAGTTTGTACAtggccaatgtgcagcaccattGCTATATAATTGCTATACAATGGTACAACTCAAAGAATTTGGGCTATTTCACAAAACCGACACTCGGGTAGCTCACCGATACTCTAGAATCATTTTACCACATAGTGGCAGTGTCAATTCAACATATGGCAACCATGATTTATCAGCTTAGTCATGTGTGAATGCAGTTCTGGGTCACTGTATTTTACTCACTGAAAGGCCATGGAGCCAGCCTCTAAAGTGCAGCGGGTGGGACTCTGTTCATTGAGCTTCCTGAAGAGTTGCTTAGCTTGACTCTGGTACTGCTGGAGGTCCCTGCCCAACTAAACACACAACGCCAACACAGGTATATCATGaatagggttgggcatcgagaaccggttacaaaattccgattccaaaggaatcgttaagaaagtcaaatttcgattctgcctatcggttcctaaataaatttcCCTCGCGCTAAAGTTAGTTTCAGTTTCCGTGGTGGTGGCATGCAGCTTCTGTAGTTTCTGCCTCCGCAAGTCAAATGTacgccatcatggaccagagcaagcaGCGATCGGAAGCGTggcttcattttgccttgaaaaattaagggttggcatagtgcaacgcctgtggcaaaattatttcgtgcaaaggaggatgcacaacaaattTGGCTAAACACCTTCACTTACAAGgtgtacaaattaaccagtgtaccgtgtttgacacgttgcgccggtctccatctcctgcctcgtTGTCCTCTTCAGTCAACTctgagcaaacagcaagcagcacctcgCCGCAATTGGGTAAGTGGAAATTAATAACGTTTATCTTATTCGCAACAGtgagacagcaaacaacttatacGTGAGTGAATTgctactgaaatgtgttttttttctgtgctgaacgTTTGCatatacagcctgagaaggcagatatgctaatttttctaaacaagaactgtttctgatttaaggagtttaatacctggtagtctggaccagggtgtgactgtgtctttatttcttcatcttcatgtatgaggACAGTTGTTGTCAATACATACTGGCTCATACAGTTGTGtatgagacattcacatgaatgatctgttcttaaaacagaatggcttgtataaagctttttttttttgaatatttttttcttctgtgaaaaGCATGTGACCCGTTTTAACCCCGCCTCTTAAAGAACCGGAACTGAGAATCGTTAATAACCGGAATCgaaaagcagaatcggaatcagaatcgttaaaatccaaacgatgcccaaccctaatcATGAAAGGCATACATCACTGAAATCTAACACAATTAATATACAGTGGTACCAGGACAGGATATGAAGTCTCTTTTCTTATTATTTACCAGCCACAGTGTCAGGGCAATCCCTATCACTATGCAGTTTCATTATTTCACCAGCCAAATTCATCACTAGTGGCCTACTTAAGTGACTGGCAGGATAAACAGATATAACATGTGTAGTCCAGATTTTTTAGAGTTTGGCTGATGAGCTAATAATTTCTTGCCCTGTGTAGTGTACAGTTGTACGCTACTTGGCTAGCTAGCCCAACATGTGACCTCAGCTCTTCGTAACATCCATTACTGAGAATTGGTCACATAAGCAGCTATTGGGAATAAATCAAAAGGCAAGTTTTTACCCTTTTTTAATCAGCTATTGGATCTTTGAAGGTATGTTCATGATCCCTAAAGGTCTCTACAGACCCACTGGTGGGGTAAAATGTTTAGCCACGGTGAAACAAATGTTTGAGTCCAACATTTCAACAGCCTGTGACATACAGCAAAGTGCAGCACACGGTGCCATCTTTGAACCCAAAATGAACGGCACAGGCAGTTGAAATGTTGGATTTAAACCTTTGTTTCACACCGGCTAAACATTTCACCAGTCCAGCGGGACAACAGACATTAGGGATCATGAGCATACCTTCAAAGATGCAAAAATCAATTgataacaagtaaaaaaaaaaagccttttgatTTATTCAAAATAGCAGCGTATGGTAGGTACCCTTGTGTGACCTAATTTCAGAGAAACAGAAAGTAACGAAGCGCTGAGGTCACATATGGGGTTCCTACTTTTTTCTTTAAAGATTTTTctttgtggttgttttttttttggatagtgGACAGTGAAGCGGAGGACAGGAAACAAGAGGGAAGAGAAGATGGGTATGACATACAACAAAGTTCCCTGGCTGGATTTGAACCAGGGACGTTGCAGTTATGTGGCATGCGCCGTAACCATTCAGCCACCAGGGCGCCATGGGGCTCCCACGTGACATGAGAAATGAAAGGCTAAAGACAGACTCAGCAATGTGATTCTATGACAGAGACTGAAGCAAACATTCGCCCTCGATGTCTCAAAATAAGGACTTAGTGTCGTTATTCTGATACATTGACAAATTCCTATAATTGCCAATTAAAGTGTTCATCTTTGTGACTTTCTGATGGGGATCTTTGACCCAACTCCAAAGTGTCACATGACTGAGTCTTACTGTACAGCAACATGGAAGGATCTCCAGTGCATCGCAGAAAGGCATGGGAGATGTTTACTGGAAAAGCAAAGCACAATACAGAGAAAACAAACCTTTTCGCTTCCCTTTGTGTGAGCAAATAAGAGAGCAAGGGAGACATGTTAGAGTCCTGTCCACAAGTTATAAGGGATAAAAAGCGATATGTTAGTTAGGAGGCCCACCAAATTCCCAATGTAATTTCTAATGGCCATGCCCTAAATTGGAGAGAGCCATTTtcaatagataaaaaaaaaactggatacAAGCTGATGCTCTGATCAATTTATCAGTCAACGAGCTCTCTCTCTTGAACGTTGTGTACTGTCACAAAGACAGCCACATACACCCTCGGCTGTTTAAAGACAAACCTAGCAAGTTTTATGGATAACAGCTGGCCAGCTGGTGAGCTGTCAGCAAGCAATCTTGGCATGGCGATCGTGTTTCTACATTACCTCGATTAAAAAGGGTCAGGCCTGTACTCTTTAGCAATCAGATAAAAGAAAACAGAGGCCACGTAGCTCGTCTAGGCGTAATCAAGACGTTGCAACACCCTCACAGGTCAGCATCCAGTCCACTCACACCAAAACAAGACAGCAAGTAAAAAGGCAGTTGGGTTGAATATAACCTGTTCGTCTTCCTGCATCGAAGCGGCCAGCGGCAGTCCGTCTGCCAGCCGAGCGATCATCGTCAGCAACACCATTTCTATTCTCTTTTCCTTTTCACGACCAACAACGGCGACAAGTAGCTGCAGAGATATTTGACAGGCTGTGTGGATTGACAACACCACAGTCCTGACGCGCTGAGCTGGCCGGAAACGCTAGCGCTTTGTGCGTCCCATCTATAGCCTACCCCTCCCCGCTAACCGGCGAAAAAAGGTTCCGCATCAATAACAGGctcctttttccttttctttcggcGACGATAAAGTGAAAAATTTGATAACGATTAAAATGATAAATGCATGTTATCAGATACGATATAATACAACGTGAAAAACGACGAGCAACAATATATGGCCACTTGAGCTCAAGATGAGATCGAACATTACATTACTTTACatcacagtcatttagccgacgcttttatccaaagcgacttaaaacaagtgcatcatttaacgtaggaaatcaggagaactactagtcatcagaggtcataagtgcatcctcTCTCGAAaccagcatctaagagcaaaaccagtgttaaagtaaaagctcgagaaagatttttttttaatgggtgaatacaataagtgctaagagcaagtaacagggtagtagttcttgaagaggtgagttttcaacctgcgccgaaagatgggcagcgactcggctgtcctgacCTCAGCGGGGAGTTCatgccaccactgtggggccagcacAGAGAAGAGCCGTGACCgcgtcgatcggcagcaggggcctctgagcgacggggcagccaggcgggggtgtagggcttgaccatggcccggAGATAggagggagctgttcctttcactgccctgtaggctagcatcaGAATCTTAAAACGGGAtgtgagcagcgaccgggagccagtgtagggacatgagaagggggagCTGTGTAGGAGAACTTAGGGcgcttgaacaccagacgagctgcagctttctcaacaagctccagaggtctgatggccgacgccggggcgccagcgaggagggagttgccgtagtccagccgggggatgaccagagcctggatgagcacctgtgccgtctcgtcggtgaggaatgggcgaatcctcctgatgtcatagagaaatctgcaggagcgagcaaccgatgcaacgtttgcagcataagacagttggtcgtccagaatcacacccacAGGCTACAGGTGAATTGATGGATTGTTAAATTGAAAGCTGGAAGAAAAATTTGAAAGAGACcatgattattgtttttttttttacaagttacAAATTATAATGTacaaaacatttttaaacatgaAGATAAACTCGTTTAATTTTCTTAAAACAGCTCAGTAATTCATTAATTAATTATTGATAAATTGAACATTTGTTTGGCAATCTCTCATAACTTGCGccggtttttttttccagatttgcTTCAAGACCTTTATCCTTCCTTaatattttccatccatcctttGGAGGGAAATAACTTATTCGTTGTCTGTGTTGGAAGATCGCAGCCGGGGAAGAAAGCCGGGGTGTTTTGATCGAAGGGCGCTTAAGACTTTTAGGTTAGCAGGCAGCAGGGGGCAACGTTGATCAAGATGAGAGTGGCTGGGGACAGCTGACGTCGAAGTGAACGTTTGAAATATTACTGTGACAGTATTTACAAAATTGAGGGCTGCCTAATCTTTAGAGTAATTACTCAGTcgatgttgttattattattttttcaatTTGTTATTTAAGTTGTTTTATTTATCGCCATTTATTtatcgttatcattattattgttgttgttatttagtTTAAAGGTTGAGGAGCACAGCTGGCACAGGACCACAAAAGTAATGGGGAGCAGAGGTGCCTTTGGatgtgtcatcatcatcattatcatcatcaccatcatcatcacctctgGCTGTGTATTGCTGTTGTTGCCCCCACGGTAGCTACTAACGAGCTTATACATTACCCATGCGCTTGTGGGCCCCAGTGTTTATTGTAAAACACGAGAAAATATAGAAGTATAACTCACTGGAGTTTTAAAACAACTCACCAGAATTGTCCAAATGTAAACAAAACGTGATGAAGAAGGTGCCGAGAGGAATTGGTTTGTGGCCTAGGTTAACCACATATAAACAGTGGGAGGCTGGGTTTAGGATGGCAGGTAGGAAgagaggtctctctctctctctctctctctctctctctctctctctctctctctctctctctctctctctctctcattacagtTTGTTATTATGGGTTTTATTTCTTCATTTTTTATGTGCATTAGCTATgccatgtatgtttgtgtatgtctctCTTTCAGCTTTTGTTGCTTACTATCCTCCTGCCAGTATCTGTATGGATGGGTCAAAGGGGTTTCAATCGGGAAAAGAggtagcagtaaaaaaaaaaaaaaccaaaaacttcCTTTTCTTCCATTGAGCCAAAAAACTGTCTGTAGTTCCTGTAGTTACTACAAAATGATTTGTACTTAAAATACTAAATCCTAAAATAAATACTAAAAAATATTTTACGGCCACCGGATACacttgcacctcacctgtattcatttgctcaatgtaatgccttcatgaccttttttaatgccaaaattgaaaatatttatCAGCAGTTGACCTCGTCGAACAATAatgcatacagttcatcttattcacccttctatgttcccctctcttcttcactatttAGTTTTAAACccccaactgttgctgaaatatctggtcttattcgcaaatccaaatcatctacctgtcagttagacccccttcctacgcatttagtaaaagcctgtataccttctctatcctctttaataactgatatcatacattcctcccttatctctggtcttgttccctcatctctcaaaacagctgcaataactccaatactcaagaaacctggtgcagaccccaacaatttgaataattttcgcccaatctcaaatttaccatttctttctaaaacacttgaaagaacagtcacatgtcaagtacacgctcacttgactaacaataATCTGTTTGAAATGCCCGCTCcaatggccgagcggaataaccccgCCGTTCTtccagtccgctcgtcatgtggctgggaggttcgtgtcccacactcgccgtaaccggtcacggccagagcgtccacggtgtaaggcattcattaggccacccttacccgagggatagcgggtgtagatcggtgtagtgttgggggactcgtcgttctccagcgacccctctggcccacccgggcgcctgcagccaagcaaccgaaagcattctccctacgtctccttcgcggcctgaggggaatgcaatccatgcgaggcttcagcgcggaaaatggcgagagcagctgacacgagtttgaaggaagctggtgttacgactatatccttcctgtggaaacgtgagccaggggagttattcgacaagagttctggccatatgccattgggttaatcgggtgggataaggggaaaactagaaataaattaagaaaaaaaatctgtttgaacaattccagtctggttttcgctccatgcacagtatggaGGCAGCCTtgctgaaaatcactaatgatctgttgatggcagctgactctgggctcttaaccatacttgtcctccctgatctgagtgcagcctttgattcCATcgcacataacatcctcctagaaagattagcttccattggaataactggcaccccccttgactggtttagatcatatctctctggccgcactcagtttgtccaacttaaaaatttaagatcacagtcctttcctgttactaccggtgttctccAGGGCtttgtattgggacccctcctatttattatttacttactgtctcttggcc
Coding sequences:
- the sec22bb gene encoding vesicle-trafficking protein SEC22b-B, giving the protein MVLLTMIARLADGLPLAASMQEDEQLGRDLQQYQSQAKQLFRKLNEQSPTRCTLEAGSMAFHYVIEKGVCYLVLCEAGFPKKLAFAYLEDLQAEFHEHHGKKVPTVSRPYSFIEFDTYIQKTKKSYIDSRARRNLGSINTELQDVQRIMVANIEEVLQRGEALSALDSKASNLSSLSKKYRSDAKYLNTRSTYAKLAAGGVFFIMLIVYVRFWWL